From the Malassezia vespertilionis chromosome 5, complete sequence genome, the window TCCCTTCGAATAATCGAAAGTTCCATGTGCTTAATCTTTATGCGCACCAGCAAAAAGTAAATCTTACCGACGATCACGTCTTTCAAGTGGTACTTGGACTTGTTGTATTCAAACTCAATATGCAGACAGTCTTCAATTCCCACCTCCATCTTGATTGCGTTGTTTACATCTGGAGGGAGTCGGAACGAGTGGACCCAGATCTCACGCTCCTTGGTGACCTCCGCCATCCGCCGCATGATGGTGACACGCAAAAAGTAACGCAGCTTGACATTGACGCCGCTGTAGCTTTCGTACATCATTTCCACATCCTTGAATTCGAACGGCAACGTCTCGCTTTGCCGAAGCTCGCCGCCCGGCGTGCCCAGCTCCTGGGCCAGGGAAAGGAACTCGTAACGATTGCCGCGATCGAAAAACATTTCTGTGGTAAGCATAACAGCCACGTACCAATGCTTCCAACTAGTTCAACCTTTATCCCATCGTGCTGCAGCTTCTTACCATTACGCGCTTGAATAACGACCTTGAGTCAGCATTGCAAGAGACGTACGGTGCCCTGGATACTCTCGCCGTCGAGATACACCGGAAG encodes:
- the vps26 gene encoding Vacuolar protein sorting-associated protein 26 (COG:U; BUSCO:EOG092632FC; EggNog:ENOG503NUY1) is translated as MASLFSFSAPMDIDVRLNDEHERRTVDVKLDGSAKESLPVYLDGESIQGTVVIQARNGKKLQHDGIKVELVGSIEMFFDRGNRYEFLSLAQELGTPGGELRQSETLPFEFKDVEMMYESYSGVNVKLRYFLRVTIMRRMAEVTKEREIWVHSFRLPPDVNNAIKMEVGIEDCLHIEFEYNKSKYHLKDVIVGKIYFLLVRIKIKHMELSIIRRETTGNAPNQYNESETITKFEIMDGAPVRGETIPIRLFLGGFELTPTFRDVNKKFSARYYLNLVLVDEENRRYFKQQEITFFRIPEN